ATAATTAAAGGACGCTTCTGCCAGGCATTAATCGCAGAAAGTCTGAAGCGTAAATAGTGGCTCGTGCTTTCGGCTGGGGGCGTGTTTTCCAACTGTCAATCACTTTGTCGCTTAAACCTTTTCAGTCCTTTTAAAGTCTCTGAGCAGCAGCAACACTAGTGAAAATGCTGCAGTTGTGCAATTTTCTCATTGAATGTACGTCGTTTTCATTATACATCATATTTTTAGCATAATAATTTGagctaaaaaaaatttattttgaagtccttcatttatttcaggtttaaaataaatattatagttCTAACTTAGTCAGAATAGATATTAACTGCACTAATTATCTTATTtatcaataaatgtttaattcataatttaaattctactgagttcaagttcaagttcagtttatttataaagcactaatAAAAACGGCCAcaggctgaccaaagtgctgtacaagttagaaaaaataaaagattaagtaGGCTAATCTAAAGTCAgcaaaacagtttaaaacaaaacacatacaCTAAAAGTAGAAAACTATTTAAGACCGAACACTCTTATAAGCTAAAAACAACATGATTTGAAAGTGGAGGCAGATCTAATATAGAGTGGGAGCTTGTTCCACAGTGTTGGGCCGGCCACTTCAGAGGCTCGGTTACCCCTCGATTTTAGCCGGGTTGTGGGAATCTGAAGGAGGAGCTTATCTTTGGATCTAAGGCCTCTAAGTGGGAAGGTAGGGGTTAAGTAGATTGGACAAATAAGAAGGTGCTAaatcatttaatgatttaaaaaaacagtaataaaatgtaaaaatcaattcTAAAATTAATCGGAAGCCAGTGAAGGGATCTCAGGAGTGGGTTATCGTGATCGTTTCCTCTTTCCCTTCAGGAATCTCACCACAGCATTTTGAACGACCTGTAGGCGTGCCGTTTGGGACTTAGATATACCAAAGTACAGGGAATTGCAATAGTCCAGGCGAGAGGAAATAAGAACAAGGATAGCAGTCTCCATGGAGCACTAAGGAAGAAAATATTTGATTTTTGATAAAGAGCGAAGAGAGAAGAAGCTGGACCCAATGACTGCGCTTATCTGCTTGTCGAATTTGAGGCACCTGCCATCACACCTAGATTACTTGGGGAGAGATGAACTGATTTAGAGATTGAAGGTCAAGGTAATTTCTTGGCCTGGATTCTTAGGAATTAAAAACAAGGACTTCTGTTTTGTCTGagttcagaaaaagaaaataattggcAAGCCAAGCTTTCACATCCTCAAGACATGCTGTTAAGTTGCCTAAAGAACTGTTATTTTTCCTAGATACAGGCATATAGATTTgcatatcatcagcatagcaatgaaatgaaacattatgTTTCCTAAAAAGGAACCCAAAGGGAGAAGATGAAGAGAAAAAATGACGGGAGCTAAAACAGAGCCTTGTGGCACACCACAGGAAAGATTGCTAAAAACTATTGGTTAGAAAAGATTTAAACCAGCTTgaaacagcccccccccccacacaaccCAACACAATGTTCCAGACGAGAAATAAGGATTAAGTGATTGACGGTAATAAAAGCAGAGGACTGGTCTAACATTACTAAAATGACAGAGTCCCCCGAATCTGTTGCCATATAAATATCATTGAGAACTTTTACAAGAGCGGTTTCTGTGCTGTGCAGTGATTTAAACCCAGACGGAAACTTCTCAAGAACCTGATTATCAGTCAGGAAGGTCTGGAGCTGTAAAAACACAAGCGAGGAAGACATAAAACAATACTACGATTCATCAtaaattttaaatctgtattacaATCTGTTTGCAGTATGATATATTTGAGAAATCATCAAATCTGGTCTTTTATaagatttagaaaataaatattagaaaagattttaatacaaaatcatattatatttgtattgttttaaagatttttacatattataaagtgagagaaagagagagattaaaGGGGAAATTATTTGATTTAGGCCTCACATTCTGTATTCAGATTCATTCAGATACATTCTGCATCTGAacaataagaaaaacaaaacatttgttcaTAGCATGTGTAAACAAAAAGATAATATAATGATGATATATAAAAGGGCCTCATCAAAGAACAATGAGCAAACAAATAATTGACTTTCAGGTTTAACATGAGCTCAGTTTTGTTGCTTAGCGACATGGCATGTTCCATGTTGTGTTGTGTGTGAAAAGGGGCGGTGATGGAAAAAGAGAGCATATTTAAatcactttaaatatttcactgaaACTACATTTCATCAGtccaacagaaaacaaaaacgGCTAACCATGTCTATAACTCTGTCTTCTCAGAGTGAGATGTCCCGGAACAGAGTTAAACCTTTAGCAAATGAAGACAGGGATACAAAGGTCATACTCCATTCAGGTTTGCTGGGCTTTTTAAAAgattctttattatatatatatatatatatatatatatatatatatatatatatatatatacattcggATAATTTTGATGCCATTGAGACAAACCTCTTACCTTTGGGTTTAATCAGATGGTGATCACTCCAGGAACTCTGGGTTCTGTGGATATCTGCTTACCTTCTTCTCCTTCCTCATTGTCTTTCTTACTTTTCCTGTCTCGGTCTGGTTTTGTATGAAGGTAAGATGATAATTATCTAAtgtaaaaaaactttaaatttgttatttttattagattattAAAGAATAGAATGTGATATACATTAAGATCATCACACGAAGTGATCATTAAGTCATCATcactttttattacattatatttatttctatatcaATCCCTAATCTATATTTCTTTTTGTCAAAAGATTGTTCAGGAATATGAAAGAGCAGTTATTTTCCGTTTGGGACGACTCCTAGGTGGTGCAAAAGGACCTGGTTAGTAATTACTATTCTTAAACTCATAAataatttgttcatttgtaactAGCAGTTctttttattgattgtttttaaagGTTTGTTCTGGATTATTCCATGTATGGACACATTTCGGAAGGTTGATTTAAGGACAGTATCTTTTGACATCCCTCCACAAGAGGTGAGTGAttcatttgaaaatgttaaaaaaaaaaatttcatttcagttcttgtttttttttctaatgagtAACCATTTCAATTTCCTTATTGTGTTAACTTATAATATAACATGCATTGCATTTGCTCCACAGGTGCTGACAAAAGACTCTGTGACTATAATGGTGGATGCAGTGGTCTTCTATCGTGTCTTTGACCCAACTGTCTCCATTACCAAAGTGGAGAATGCTAATTATGCCACGCAGATGCTTGCACAGACTGCATTACGAAACATGCTCGGAACTAAGAGCCTGGCAGATATCTTAAAAGACCGTGAGGAGATGTCCGAACAGATGGAGGTAAGAAAACTCTTCCTGAAAACAACTGTAAATTTTTAGTTGAttaatactcttaaaaataaaggttctttattggcatgtggttccattaagaacctttaacatccatggaatatttccattccacaaaaggttctcaGGGGAACCCAAAATTATGGCATCAATGTGGAccttattttaaatcttaaaccttatttttggaatctttattttttaagtttataagtcttaaattattttttaagagtTATCATTTTCTTCTGGATAGGAGCatataaatactttaaatataaattgttcATTGTTTTATCTTTTGCCTGACAGGCTGTGCTGTATGCTGCATCCAAGAGCTGGGGTATCAAAGTGGAACGGGTCGAGCTTAAAGATATCAAACTGCCCACCACTTTGCAGAGAGCCATGGCAGCTGAGGCAGAGGCCACCAGAGATGCCAGAGCCAAGGTGGGTGTCTGAGCACTGAAAGATTGTAACATgcttcatacacacactcacacactgtctGCCGAGCCTGCCAAGTTTAGTCTTATCAGCTTTGTGTTCAGTCTGTCTGGAGAAACATGCGTTTTGATTGGTGGATTAACACCTGCAACCCCtcacatacactctcagaaaGAAAGGTACAAAACTGTACCTTTTAGGGTACAAGTGGCCGTCGCTGGGGTGGTACCCTGAAGGGTACAATTTTGTACCCCAAGGAACAATTTTGCAATGAAGGCAAAAAATGAAGGCACAGTATCCTCGGGATACGGTCTAACCATTTTGATTATTTTGGTGTCTGtgtgcatgcataaataaataccttGTCTAACAAATACacaattttatttagaaatgttattttaaaaagattattACATCTCACAACAGCaagcgtcaaaaaaaaaaaaaaaagctcttcaaTGAAAATCTCAGAAAAACTCAAAACAAttgtaaaggaaacaggtcaatttagctcaaagggaatcatttaagattttaaagggaatttgaacagaatcactgtttcacggctgatcactgagacgccctgcgattcactgaacgagccgtttaacatcaaatctgcgctggatattaatatccaaactatagtgaaaacactatcaattagcacagtaacaagatcggcagtttaagacattaacttgtaagcacaaacacaagatacttctcttttcaatatgaataaggctttattagataaatctaacacatataaactaatctaacacataaacgcacacattcacacaagttgcaggaagatcgaaagatgagtttaagagaatggaaatatggaatcccaagtttacagcaatacgttaaattacatagacatgaacagccatcaatcacttaatcaaccctcgcattgagttcctcaatgaggttaaaattatattagatacaccagcacaaatgtctgaaggtacattgcctgaagGTGTCGCTTTGTTGTCGCTgcttggctggaagttcagtagtcgttgaagtgacgtcttggtcTTGGGGAGCCCTGGTTGGTTGTGGGCTGAAGGTGCGGAGTTGTGTGCTGAAGTTGAACGTACAGACGAGGTCAGactgcgttacaaaacttaactcagaacacgaaactctcaaactgaaaagaaaagaagtaaagtttggcgagactataggtggtgttccttctcatcgtggctaagtagcaaccagcgtgcaggctgaagcacgctgggaccgcgctcaaagaacagtgatgacaaacagcatggctaaaagctaaagctaagaagcaaagctaaaagctggcatgactgatagccaaagcaaggctagaactaaaagcaggcatgactagtagcagaagcaaagctaacaactaaaagcagacatgactagtagcagaagcaaagctaacaactaaaagcaggcatgactagtagcagaagcaaagctaacaactaaaagcagacatgactagtagcagaagcaaagctaacaactaaaagcagacatgactagtagcagaagcaaagctagaactaaaagcattattttatggtgtcctgggtatttaaactggcctgttggccacacctcaaaagttgtcttgaccaatcagatgtagtcttggctcgggggtatcacaAATCATctgttatcttaccaagcatccgaatggtccgaattttcccgttcttgtagggtataattttggacatgattcttataacacgaatatgatacatttgataaatatt
This genomic stretch from Carassius carassius chromosome 42, fCarCar2.1, whole genome shotgun sequence harbors:
- the LOC132123925 gene encoding stomatin-like encodes the protein MSITLSSQNGDHSRNSGFCGYLLTFFSFLIVFLTFPVSVWFCMKIVQEYERAVIFRLGRLLGGAKGPGLFWIIPCMDTFRKVDLRTVSFDIPPQEVSDSFENVKKKNFISVLVFFSNEVLTKDSVTIMVDAVVFYRVFDPTVSITKVENANYATQMLAQTALRNMLGTKSLADILKDREEMSEQMEVRKLFLKTTAVLYAASKSWGIKVERVELKDIKLPTTLQRAMAAEAEATRDARAKVGV